Part of the uncultured Tolumonas sp. genome is shown below.
GCGCAGCCCTGGCGCGTTATGGCGACGGGCGGAACAGGCCCTGTTCATTGCCCGCAACCGTCATTTACCGATGCTGGCATTTTCCGCCGGTGTGCGTAAAGAGTTGTCATATCGCCAAAAATTACAGCAAGATTTATTGGATGCGGTGCAAAACAACGGGATCTGGGTTGCTTATCAGCCGATTTGGGATAATCAGCGGCAACGTGTCGGTAAACTGGAAGCACTGGCCCGCTGGTCACATCCCGAGTTAGGTAACATCCCGCCGGATCAATTTATTCCATTAGCCGAAGAAAGTGGTCTGATTGGCCTGCTTGGTGAAAAAATTCTGGAACAAGCCTGTGCTGATCTGGTGCTATTGCATCAAGCGGGGTTTGATTGGTTAGAACTTAGTATTAACCGCTCGATCATCGAATTTTTGCAATTAGACGTGCAGGCTAAAGGTTGGCTGGACCTTATCCATCAACATCATATTGCACCGGAAAAAATCATCTTTGAGGTGACCGAATCCCTGCTGATGGATACGCAAAGCCAGCATCTGGCGCGCCTGCATACCCTGCGTGAAGCCGGATGCCGGATCGCGATCGATGATTTTGGTACCGGCTATTCCTCATTTAATTACCTCAGAAAATTTCCCATTGATATTGTGAAAATTGACCGGAGTTTTGTGCTGACGGTGCCCCATGATCATAAGGACACCCAATTGTTATTAGGTATCCTGTGTATTGTGCAAAATCTGGGTTATGAAGTGGTCGTCGAAGGTATTGAAGATGAAGCGCTACAGCAATTTTTATTGCAGCATCATTGTGAATACAGTCAGGGTTATCTGTTTAGTAAACCGCAAAATTTCACAGCATTGCTGGAATATCTTGCGGAACTATCGCCGCAAGTCCGAGCTAGCGGCGAATAACCGTTTTTATAACACCCAGCGCTGTAACGCAGTCGCTATCCCGTCATTATCATTAGTCCCAGTAACGAAATGCGCCTGCTGCTGAATTTCAGCGGCTGCGTTACCCATGGCGACCCCCAAACCAACCTGCTGAAACATACTGATATCATTATGATTGTCACCAAACGCAATCACTTGTTCCAGCGTTAAACCTTGATGTGTCACCCATTCGGCCAATCGGTTCCCTTTACTGTTACCTCTGTTCACAATTTCCAAACCATTTGGCGCTGTTCGATCAGAGGTAATCGCTAACTCGCTGGGTAAAGCCGCAATAAATGCATCGATCGCCGATGTTGTGGGGTGCGATAACTCGATTTTCCACAATGGAGTATGTGTGTGACATAAAGCCGCAATAGATTCATGTTCAATAAAATGCGGACGTTGATTAGAAGGTAAAGCTTGTACGAAATTTTTTACCCGGCCCACATGTTCATTTTCTGGTTGATGGCCGATACCATCGGAAAAATGGCAGATTGCATCCAACTGAAGTGATTCCATTAACGGTATCAATTGTTGCCATTGCCGCTCAGACAAGGGGGTGCCAGCAGTGATTTGCTGATTTTTTGTATCAAAAACATAAGCGCCATTAGCGCAGATCAGTGGTGTATCCAGAGCTAATTGATGATGTACCGGATAAGCCATCATATGATGTCGCCCTGTCACCAAAATAACTTCAATTCCTTTTTTTCTTGCTTGTTGTATCGCATTCGCTGTTTTTTCAGTTACCTGATGGTCACTACTTAACAATGTCCCATCCATATCTAAGGCAATAACTGCAATATCTGCCATTTCACATATATCCTTCTTTAGGTTCTGCTCACAGGCTGAAACTTTAGCGGTTTATTTGCAAGTTACCGATATACGAAAAAACAGGCGCTATCTATTAGCTTCGGTATTGATATACAAACTGTAATGAAAAATAGCATGCTCTTATAAAGCACTTTACGTAAACTTGCGGTTCTTTTGAGCATGAGAGTAATGGGATCTGCAGTATGTCTGATATTTTAAATAGCCTGATCATGGGTGTTGTAGAAGGTATTACCGAATTCCTGCCGGTATCCAGTACAGGCCATTTGATTGTCACCAAAGAACTTCTTAAATTTCAGGGAAGCGATACCTTCGAAATAGTTATTCAGTTAGGTGGTGTTCTGGCGGTAATGTGGTTTTATTTCGCCACTATTATGCAGCAAGTAAAAAGTGTTACGACTGACGCTGCCGTACGTCGCTTCTGGATGGCCGTTATTGTCGCCTTTTTACCAGCGGCTTGTATCGGTTTGGCATTCCATCATTATATCACTGAATATCTGTTCAATAGTGTCACGGTGGCCTGCAGTCTGATTGTTGGCGGCGTGATCATGTGGTGGATCGAAGGTGCGGCCTTCAAACCCCGCACACTGGCATTTGAACAAATCACCTTAAAACAAGCGTTCGCGATTGGTTGTGCGCAACTGTGCTCATTGATCCCAGGGGTGAGTCGGAGTGCCTCTACTATTATGGGCGGAATGCTGACAGGGTTGGATCGCTCAACGGCGACAGGCTTTAGTTTCTTTCTCTCTATACCAACACTGGGTGCTGCCAGCATTTATTCCTTACTTAAAGATCTACACGGAGTAGGGGAGCACGGTGTCGTTAATATCAGTGTTGGGCTTATTACATCCTTTATCGTTAGCTTGCTGTCGATCGGTTGGTTACTGCGTTATATCAGTAAACACAGTTTCCGAGGTTTTGCTGTTTATCGCATCATTGCCGGTGTGCTGATCTTGGCTTTGTCTTACTTTGGTTTCTTCACAGCCAGCGTTTAAAGCCGTCTTACATACAGCAAATAGCCGAATTTAGTGGCTATTTGCTGTAAAAAACAGCATTCAAATCAAAACCACCATAAAATTGTAATAAAGCGCTTGATCAAAAACGATCACTCCCTATAATGCGGCCCCACTGAGACGGCAGACGCCAACACAGAGCAAGTTAAGCAGGTTGTGACGAACACCGCTTTACAAGCAACCGGGAAAGCGTATGATTCGCGTCCCTGACCTAACGGTCACGCTCTTTAACAAACTATCAAGCAATCTGTGTGGGCACTTGCGTAGATTGATTAGATTGAAAAAATTTAATCAATGATGCGAGTGACTATTAAGAAACAAGTATTCATTGAGTCAAAACTTTAATTGAAGAGTTTGATCATGGCTCAGATTGAACGCTGGCGGCAGGCCTAACACATGCAAGTCGAACGGTAGCACAGGAGAGCTTGCTCTCTGGGTGACGAGTGGCGGACGGGTGAGTAATGCATGGGGAGCTGCCCAATCGAGGGGGATACCAGCTGGAAACGGCTGCTAATACCGCATACGCCCTGAGGGGGAAAGGTGGGGACCTTCGGGCCTACCGCGATTGGATGCACCCATGTGGGATTAGCTAGTTGGTGAGGTAACGGCTCACCAAGGCGACGATCTCTAGCTGGTCTGAGAGGATGACCAGCCACACTGGAACTGAGACACGGTCCAGACTCCTACGGGAGGCAGCAGTGGGGAATATTGCACAATGGGGGAAACCCTGATGCAGCCATGCCGCGTGTGTGAAGAAGGCCTTCGGGTTGTAAAGCACTTTCAGTGGGGAGGAAGGGATGATGTCTAATACGCATCATCATTGACGTTACCCACAGAAGAAGCACCGGCTAACTCCGTGCCAGCAGCCGCGGTAATACGGAGGGTGCAAGCGTTAATCGGAATAACTGGGCGTAAAGCGCACGCAGGCGGTTAGATAAGTCAGATGTGAAATCCCCGGGCTCAACCTGGGAACTGCATTTGAAACTGTCTGACTAGAGTCTTGTAGAGGGGGGTAGAATTCCAGGTGTAGCGGTGAAATGCGTAGAGATCTGGAGGAATACCGGTGGCGAAGGCGGCCCCCTGGACAAAGACTGACGCTCAGGTGCGAAAGCGTGGGGAGCAAACAGGATTAGATACCCTGGTAGTCCACGCTGTAAACGATGTCGATTTGGAGTCTGTGCCACTATGAGCGTGGGTTCCGAAGCTAACGCGATAAATCGACCGCCTGGGGAGTACGGCCGCAAGGTTAAAACTCAAATGAATTGACGGGGGCCCGCACAAGCGGTGGAGCATGTGGTTTAATTCGATGCAACGCGAAGAACCTTACCTGGCCTTGACATGCTGAGAACTTTCCAGAGATGGATTGGTGCCTTCGGGAACTCAGACACAGGTGCTGCATGGCTGTCGTCAGCTCGTGTCGTGAGATGTTGGGTTAAGTCCCGCAACGAGCGCAACCCCTATCCTTTGTTGCCAGCGGGTAATGCCGGGAACTCAAGGGAGACTGCCGGTGATAAACCGGAGGAAGGTGGGGATGACGTCAAGTCATCATGGCCCTTACGGCCAGGGCTACACACGTGCTACAATGGCGTATACAGAGGGAAGCGACCTCGCGAGAGCAAGCGGAACCCACAAAGTACGTCGTAGTCCGGATTGGAGTCTGCAACTCGACTCCATGAAGTCGGAATCGCTAGTAATCGCAAATCAGAATGTTGCGGTGAATACGTTCCCGGGCCTTGTACACACCGCCCGTCACACCATGGGAGTGGGTTGCACCAGAAGTAGTTAGTCTAACCTTCGGGAGGACGATTACCACGGTGTGATTCATGACTGGGGTGAAGTCGTAACAAGGTAACCGTAGGGGAACCTGCGGTTGGATCACCTCCTTACCTTAAACTAATTGACTATGTGAGTGTTCACACAGATTGCTTGTGTCCCCTTCGTCTAGAGGCCCAGGACATCGCCCTTTCACGGCGGTAACAGGGGTTCGAATCCCCTAGGGGACGCCAGAAGTTCTTTAAAAAATTGGAAAGCTGATAAAAGTTCAATCAAGACAGACAAGCGTCTTGGAAAAACTTGGTGTTAAACCAGTAAACTGGTCATAACGACAGCGCTGAATGGGAAACCATTTGGGGTTGTATGGTTAAGTGACTAAGCGTACACGGTGGATGCCTAGGCAGTCAGAGGCGAAGAAGGACGTGCTAACCTGCGTTAAGCTGTGGAGAGTCGGTAAGAGACGTTATTATCCACGGATATCCGAATGGGGAAACCCACTGCATTTATGCAGTATTGCATGATGAATACATAGTCATGCAAGGCGAACCGGGAGAACTGAAACATCTAAGTACCCCGAGGAAAAGAAATCAACCGAGATTTCCTTAGTAGCGGCGAGCGAACGGGAATTAGCCCTTAAGTTTCTAGGAAGTTAGTGGAAGTGTCTGGAAAGGCACACGGTACAGGGTGATAGTCCCGTACACGAAAGCGACCCTGAGATGAAAACGAGTAAGGCGGGACACGTGGTATCCTGTCTGAACATGGGGGGACCATCCTCCAAGGCTAAATACTCCTGACTGACCGATAGTGAACCAGTACCGTGAGGGAAAGGCGAAAAGAACCCCTGTGAGGGGAGTGAAATAGAACCTGAAACCGTGTACGTACAAGCAGTGGGAGCACCTTCGTGGTGTGACTGCGTACCTTTTGTATAATGGGTCAGCGACTTACATTCTGTAGCAAGGTTAACCGAATAGGGGAGCCGTAGGGAAACCGAGTCTTAACTGGGCGACTAGTTGCAGGGTGTAGACCCGAAACCGAGTGATCTAGCCATGGGCAGGTTGAAGGTGCCGTAACAGGTACTGGAGGACCGAACCCACTAATGTTGCAAAATTAGGGGATGACCTGTGGCTAGGGGTGAAAGGCCAATCAAACTCGGAGATATCTGGTTCTCCCCGAAAGCTATTTAGGTAGCGCCTCGGACGAATACTACTGGGGGTAGAGCACTGTTTCGACTAGGGGGTCATCCCGACTTACCAACTCGATGCAAACTCCGAATACCAGTAAGTACTATCCGGGAGACACACGGCGGGTGCTAACGTCCGTCGTGAAGAGGGAAACAACCCAGACCGCCAGCTAAGGTCCCAAAGTACTAGTTAAGTGGGAAACGATGTGGGAAGGCTTAGACAGCTAGGATGTTGGCTTAGAAGCAGCCATCATTTAAAGAAAGCGTAATAGCTCACTAGTCGAGTCGGCCTGCGCGGAAGATGTAACGGGGCTAAACTAGTCACCGAAGCTGCGGATTTGCCGTAAGGCAAGTGGTAGGGGAGCGTTCTGTAAGTCTGTGAAGGTGTGTGGTAACGCATGCTGGAGATATCAGAAGTGCGAATGCTGACGTGAGTAACGTTAAAGGGAGTGAAAGACTCCCTCGCCGGAAGACCAAGGGTTCCTGTCCAACGTTAATCGGGGCAGGGTGAGTCGGCCCCTAAGGCGAGGCTGAAAGGCGTAGTCGATGGGAAGCGGGTTAATATTCCTGCACTTTTTGTAACTGCGATGAGGGGACGGAGAAGGCTAGGTAGGCCAGCGGTTGGTAGAGCTGGTGAAAGGTGGTAGGGATGTACGGTAGGCAAATCCGCTGTACTTTATTCCGAGAGCCGAGACGAAGTGACTACGGTCATGAAGTTACTGATGCCACGCTTCCAGGAAAAGCCTCTAAGCTTCAGGTTACAAAGAACCGTACCCCAAACCAACACTGGTGGTCAGGTAGAGAATACCAAGGCGCTTGAGAGAACTCGGGTGAAGGAACTAGGCAAAATAGTACCGTAACTTCGGGAGAAGGTACGCTGTTGTTGGTGAAGGAACTTGCTTCTGGAGCTAATGGCAGCCGCAGTGACCAGATGGCTGGGACTGTTTAACAAAAACACAGCACTCTGCAAACACGAAAGTGGACGTATAGGGTGTGACACCTGCCCGGTGCCGGAAGGTTAATTGATGGGGTTAGCGCAAGCGAAGCTCTTGATCGAAGCCCCGGTAAACGGCGGCCGTAACTATAACGGTCCTAAGGTAGCGAAATTCCTTGTCGGGTAAGTTCCGACCTGCACGAATGGTGTAACCATGGCCATGCTGTCTCCACCCGAGACTCAGTGAAATCGAATTCGCCGTGAAGATGCGGTGTACCCGCGGCTAGACGGAAAGACCCCGTGAACCTTTACTATAGCTTGACACTGAACATTGAACCTACCTGTGTAGGATAGGTGGGAGGCTTTGAAGGCATGACGCTAGTTGTGCTGGAGCCGTCCTTGAAATACCACCCTGGTATGTTTGATGTTCTAACCTCAGCCCATTATCTGGGCCAGGGACAGTGTCTGGTGGGTAGTTTGACTGGGGCGGTCTCCTCCCAAAGAGTAACGGAGGAGCACGAAGGTGGGCTAATCACGGTCGGACATCGTGAGGTTAGTGCAATGGCATAAGCCCGCTTAACTGCGAGACGGACAGGTCGAGCAGGTGCGAAAGCAGGTCATAGTGATCCGGTGGTTCTGAATGGAAGGGCCATCGCTCAACGGATAAAAGGTACTCCGGGGATAACAGGCTGATACCGCCCAAGAGTTCATATCGACGGCGGTGTTTGGCACCTCGATGTCGGCTCATCACATCCTGGGGCTGAAGTTGGTCCCAAGGGTATGGCTGTTCGCCATTTAAAGTGGTACGCGAGCTGGGTTCAGAACGTCGTGAGACAGTTCGGTCCCTATCTGCCGTGGGCGTTGGATGATTGAGTGGGGTTGCTCCTAGTACGAGAGGACCGGAGTGAACGAACCGCTGGTGTTCGGGTTGTCATGCCAATGGCACTGCCCGGTAGCTAAGTTCGGAAAAGATAACCGCTGAAAGCATCTAAGCGGGAAACTTGCCACGAGATGAGTCATCCCTAGGACTATAAGTCCTCTGAAGGGCCGTTGAAGACTACGACGTTGATAGGTGGGGTGTGTAAGTGTAGTGATACATTGAGCTAACCCATACTAATGACCCGAGAGGCTTAACCATACAACACCCAAGTGGTTTTAAGCTAAGAGCTTGTTTGATTGATTGAACGAACTAGATAAAGAAACGAATTTAGAGTCAGCTTTCTGATTTAACCGAATATGCCTGGCGGCAATAGCGCGATGGAACCACCTGTACCCATGCCGAACACAGAAGTGAAACGTTGTAGCGCCGATGGTAGTGTGGCATTCGCCATGTGAGAGTAGGACACTGCCAGGCTCCTAAATTGATGTGAAGACCTTGACTGGGTGACAACGGTTGAGCGAGCATAGAGAGAAAAGTGCGGAGTGGTAGTTCAGTCGGTTAGAATACCGGCCTGTCACGCCGGGGGTCGCGGGTTCGAGTCCCGTCCACTCCGCCAATATTTTGAAAAGCCTTAGCGTTAACTAAGGCTTTTTTATTAAAAAGAATTTGCCTGGTAGCCAGAGCACAGTAGAACCACCTGTTCCCATGCCGAACACAGAAGTGAAATGCTGTTACGCCGATGGTAGTGTGGCATTCGCCATGTGAGAGTAGGAAACTGCCAGGCTCTCAAATACTAAGCCCTGAACATAAGTTCAGGGCTTTTTGTTTTCCGGTATTTATAAAAATACACGTTACTTCTTTCGCCAAATTGTCAGTTGTGACAACAGATATTGGTATTTCCGTGCGGTTTCTTGCAACACAAACGGAATGTCCTGTGCGGGTTGTAGCTCTTCAAATTCAGTACTCAGTATACGCTGTAGATACTGATAAGTGGTTCGTGCTTCACCGTTCTCTCTGATCCCGCCAAGCCAATTATGTTTCGATGTTGATTCCACTTGCCAGGTATGTGGTGAGCACAGCATCAGAATGCCGCCATCGCGTAATCGATGGGCAAGATCGGCGAGAAAATGTGCCGGTTCGCGTAGCCGATCCAGCATGTTGGCAGCAAGGATCAAATCATAGTGCTGATATTTGCCTTTCAGGTTACAGGCATCGCCTTGGGTAAAATGGATCCTGCTGGCCAATTCAGGATCGAATTGGCAGTCCGTCAATTTCGCTTCACGGTATTCGACTAATTCCCCTTCGGTTGGAATGGCATAACGGAAACTGTTTTGCTGGGCTAGTGTTTGCGCGATATCGATAAAACGGGCGGAATAATCAACGGCATCGACATGTTGAAAATGTTTCGCTAGTTCAAAACTCGCACGACCGACGGAACAACCAATATCTAATGCTCGGATTGGCTGCTGGCAGACTTCGGCAGCAATTTCGGCCAGCCGTTGGCAGTGATTTGGCACATCAAAATGGCTGGCGCCATAGTGTGAATCAAGGTATTGCGCGATCAGTGGATCCGTTTCGTAAGGGTTAACAATGAGTGGTTCCTGATAACGGGACACTACATAACGAAAACCGGCATGTTGGAAAAAGTGACGTCGAAAAGCATATCGGGAATTTTTCAGCGCCAGATTACCGGTAGAGATCCATGAACCACCTTTGATTAGATTATGTTTGCCATCGAATGTTGGGGTGGAAAAATCATCGTATAACGGGTGCACTCGGAAGCCGTCGAAGCCATCAATTGCGGTGCTGCTCCATTGCCAGACATTACCGATCACGTCGTAAAACTCGCCTTGTGGAAATTGATCAATAGGGCTCGATGATGACCAATATTCCAAATTGATATTCCCCGGAGCTTGTTGCCAGTCAGGTTGATCGGTTGAAATATTCTGGCGCAGTGCCATCCATTCGGCTTCGCAAGGCAGTTGAATTGGTAAACCGGTTTGTGCGGCTTTCCAACGACAAAATGCAGCGGCTTCCAGCTGGTTAGTTTCCACTGGCCAATCCCATGGCATGGCGATCTCTTCCGTCATCAGACGCAAACGCAGGGTATCGGTTTGCTGAATATCGCCCTGCCAGAAGGTGGGTTTATCGGCCTTGGTGAATTTGAGCCACTCCTGGCCTTCTGTGCTCCACCATTGCGGATGTTGGTAACCTCCAGCCAGAACAAATTCGAGAAATTCCGCATTACTGACCAGATATTTACTGGCTTGGAAGGTATCTAATTTAATTTCGCGTTGACCGTATTCGTTATCCCAACCATAGGTGGCATCGCTGTCTGGTTTGCCCATTTGGATGGTAGCGGCGGCAACGGGCAGTAATTGATTGGTCGGTACCGTATTTGGCTGCTGGCGTATGTGTGGATAGTGCTGCCAGCGCGGTTGCGATCGCACCACAGACAATGGCAGCTGGCGAATCAGTACGGACGAGGTTTCGAGGTGAATACGTTCATGTTCAATTCCCATCAGGATAGTCCATGCTGGACTGCCCCAACTGATGGGTAATTCCAAAGGCATGTCTTGAATAAATTGTATAACGCGGGTTTTGACTTGGTGGCGATACGTCCGCAACTCGGCGATGGTTGGCCAATTGTAATGCGTTTCATCAAGATCATCCCAGCTCATCTCATCAACACCGATCGCCACCATGGCTTCAATTTGTGCATTAATTCGCTGGTTGATTTGTTGGGCAGCAAACAGTTTATTGATGAAAAAACTCGCGGTGTGGCCGTAATAGAAAATCAGCGGATGGCGCAGCGGAATGGCTTTCTTATACCACGCATCTTCGTGCGCGAGACAATCAAACAGTGAATCATATAAATCGTAGGTCTGGATGAAGTAATCGAGCAGTTCCTGCCGTTTTGTCGCGACATTATCGCCTTGTAACCATAGCGTGCGAGTGGGTGCGGGCAGTGCTGATGCTTGAGTGTCCTCACGAGTGGCGTGTGCTGCTGGATGATGGAAAGAATAATTCACAAGGCGTCTCCGATAGCAATTTATCTGACAACGAGGGTGTTGAAACTAAAACGTGTCAAAGATAGTACGAGAGAATGTAAGTTCAGATCAGTGCTGTTTTGCACACTGTTACGATTGAATTATGCTTGTCATTCAAATGATCAGTGTGCAAATGAGGTATTAAGTGATAAATCAGGCGTTTAATTGCGTTTTACTAAATGAAAAGGGCAGTAATTCTTTGATTGCGACTTGCTGTAACTGGCCTTGCCACTGGAACAAGATCTGAATATCGGGGCCGAATTCAGAGATGAATTGGCGGCAAATACCACAGGGGCTGATTTCACCTTTGGGAGAAAAAACGGCAATGGCTTTGAATTGAGTATGCCCCTGGCTGATGGCATTCCCCAGTGCCACACGTTCGGCACAGGTACCAGCTGGATAGGCGGCATTTTCAATATTAATACCACTGAAGATCTGATCATCGCTGGTTAAGACTGCTGCTCCGACGGAATAGTTGGAATAGGGCATGTAAGCATGGCGGATACTGGCTTTGGCGGCGGCCATGAGTTGAGTTTGTTGTTCATGCGTGAGTACAGGCATAAGACGCCTCAGATAAATAGATGGTACAGAATTATTAACACGCCAGCTTATTCGCAACAAGCTGGCGTCTCGTAAAAACTGCAACTGGTAGCATATTTAACTGTGCAGCCAGACCATCACTTCATATGGTTTTAGATCGCGGTGACATAGCTCAGGTAAGGACGTTTCATTGTGGATCAGGCATTGGCTGTCAGTGTGTTGCCAATGTTCCGGTAATTCAAACGCGGTTTCTGTTGCGCTTAAATTGGCGACCACGAGCAGTTTTTGTTCGCCATATTGACGCTGATAACACCAGAGTGTTGGGTGATTGGGGAGCAGATCCTGATAGTTGCCTTCGGCAATGATGGGGTATTGTTTCCGCAGTTGGATCAGTTGCTGATAGTGATAAAACACGGAAGCTTTATCTGCCAGCGCATTGCTCACATTGATCTGTACGTGATTATCACTCAGTGGAATCCACGGTGTGCCTTGGCTAAAACCAGCTCCGGTTGATGTGTCCCATTGCATTGGTGTGCGGCTGTTATCACGCGAA
Proteins encoded:
- the cdd gene encoding cytidine deaminase; the protein is MPVLTHEQQTQLMAAAKASIRHAYMPYSNYSVGAAVLTSDDQIFSGINIENAAYPAGTCAERVALGNAISQGHTQFKAIAVFSPKGEISPCGICRQFISEFGPDIQILFQWQGQLQQVAIKELLPFSFSKTQLNA
- the ovoA gene encoding 5-histidylcysteine sulfoxide synthase, producing the protein MNYSFHHPAAHATREDTQASALPAPTRTLWLQGDNVATKRQELLDYFIQTYDLYDSLFDCLAHEDAWYKKAIPLRHPLIFYYGHTASFFINKLFAAQQINQRINAQIEAMVAIGVDEMSWDDLDETHYNWPTIAELRTYRHQVKTRVIQFIQDMPLELPISWGSPAWTILMGIEHERIHLETSSVLIRQLPLSVVRSQPRWQHYPHIRQQPNTVPTNQLLPVAAATIQMGKPDSDATYGWDNEYGQREIKLDTFQASKYLVSNAEFLEFVLAGGYQHPQWWSTEGQEWLKFTKADKPTFWQGDIQQTDTLRLRLMTEEIAMPWDWPVETNQLEAAAFCRWKAAQTGLPIQLPCEAEWMALRQNISTDQPDWQQAPGNINLEYWSSSSPIDQFPQGEFYDVIGNVWQWSSTAIDGFDGFRVHPLYDDFSTPTFDGKHNLIKGGSWISTGNLALKNSRYAFRRHFFQHAGFRYVVSRYQEPLIVNPYETDPLIAQYLDSHYGASHFDVPNHCQRLAEIAAEVCQQPIRALDIGCSVGRASFELAKHFQHVDAVDYSARFIDIAQTLAQQNSFRYAIPTEGELVEYREAKLTDCQFDPELASRIHFTQGDACNLKGKYQHYDLILAANMLDRLREPAHFLADLAHRLRDGGILMLCSPHTWQVESTSKHNWLGGIRENGEARTTYQYLQRILSTEFEELQPAQDIPFVLQETARKYQYLLSQLTIWRKK
- a CDS encoding Cof-type HAD-IIB family hydrolase — protein: MADIAVIALDMDGTLLSSDHQVTEKTANAIQQARKKGIEVILVTGRHHMMAYPVHHQLALDTPLICANGAYVFDTKNQQITAGTPLSERQWQQLIPLMESLQLDAICHFSDGIGHQPENEHVGRVKNFVQALPSNQRPHFIEHESIAALCHTHTPLWKIELSHPTTSAIDAFIAALPSELAITSDRTAPNGLEIVNRGNSKGNRLAEWVTHQGLTLEQVIAFGDNHNDISMFQQVGLGVAMGNAAAEIQQQAHFVTGTNDNDGIATALQRWVL
- a CDS encoding undecaprenyl-diphosphate phosphatase, which gives rise to MSDILNSLIMGVVEGITEFLPVSSTGHLIVTKELLKFQGSDTFEIVIQLGGVLAVMWFYFATIMQQVKSVTTDAAVRRFWMAVIVAFLPAACIGLAFHHYITEYLFNSVTVACSLIVGGVIMWWIEGAAFKPRTLAFEQITLKQAFAIGCAQLCSLIPGVSRSASTIMGGMLTGLDRSTATGFSFFLSIPTLGAASIYSLLKDLHGVGEHGVVNISVGLITSFIVSLLSIGWLLRYISKHSFRGFAVYRIIAGVLILALSYFGFFTASV
- a CDS encoding bifunctional diguanylate cyclase/phosphodiesterase, which codes for MSADEEQLDPLTGLLHRLSFDNQLRFLCRGAQPFTLLTLDLDQFRQINNQFDHQTGDRILQQLALRLQRLLGPRGMVARVGGDDFALLIPGMDQPEQAQQLAEEVYAEVLRPFKNGDSEIAISGTLGGALWPLDARSPGALWRRAEQALFIARNRHLPMLAFSAGVRKELSYRQKLQQDLLDAVQNNGIWVAYQPIWDNQRQRVGKLEALARWSHPELGNIPPDQFIPLAEESGLIGLLGEKILEQACADLVLLHQAGFDWLELSINRSIIEFLQLDVQAKGWLDLIHQHHIAPEKIIFEVTESLLMDTQSQHLARLHTLREAGCRIAIDDFGTGYSSFNYLRKFPIDIVKIDRSFVLTVPHDHKDTQLLLGILCIVQNLGYEVVVEGIEDEALQQFLLQHHCEYSQGYLFSKPQNFTALLEYLAELSPQVRASGE